The Methanoculleus marisnigri JR1 genome window below encodes:
- a CDS encoding HAD family hydrolase, giving the protein MQKPDGTRHNAVEAVLCDMDNTLFDLVGAMREACRCVVDYLGTGDPEALFSQFLRGIHGFEDHENIRDYMSELGVYEPGTFEVCCRTYEDVKLGLVEAYPGVEETLRGLRDAGISLAVVTDAEAPQARRRLDKTGLIDYFETVVTPEVSGRRKPEPDSLLYALQRLDASPARAMMVGDSLIRDIAPGRHLGMVTAFAAYGDWRDGSPADVQADIVLAEFAELAGHVGITGR; this is encoded by the coding sequence ATGCAGAAACCTGACGGCACTCGGCATAACGCGGTAGAGGCGGTCCTCTGCGACATGGACAACACCCTCTTCGACCTTGTCGGAGCGATGCGGGAGGCGTGCCGGTGCGTGGTCGACTATCTCGGAACCGGCGACCCGGAAGCGCTCTTTTCGCAATTTCTCCGGGGAATTCACGGGTTCGAGGATCACGAGAACATACGCGACTACATGAGCGAACTCGGGGTCTATGAGCCCGGAACGTTCGAGGTCTGCTGCCGCACCTACGAGGACGTGAAACTCGGTCTGGTCGAAGCCTACCCGGGCGTCGAGGAGACGCTCCGGGGCCTCCGGGACGCCGGGATCTCTCTCGCGGTCGTGACCGACGCGGAGGCGCCCCAGGCACGCCGGCGGCTCGATAAGACCGGGCTCATCGACTACTTCGAGACCGTGGTGACCCCGGAGGTCTCGGGCAGGCGAAAACCGGAGCCCGACTCCCTCCTCTACGCTCTCCAGCGGCTCGATGCCTCCCCGGCGCGGGCGATGATGGTGGGCGACAGCCTGATTCGCGATATCGCGCCCGGGAGGCATCTCGGGATGGTGACCGCGTTCGCCGCCTACGGCGACTGGCGCGACGGCAGCCCGGCAGATGTACAGGCCGATATCGTTCTGGCCGAGTTCGCCGAACTCGCGGGCCACGTGGGCATTACGGGCCGGTGA
- a CDS encoding methanogenesis marker 8 protein, which produces MSDRDEHIVEAAGRCLVVIRNGRVVEVGTPQIEDCPLARRFAFPVKEMTTEEIRKNIEERIRSFGMCTPEREVLAGPDFVLFGASELLSSAVRRGDLDAAVIASDGAGTLVATNPALIQGIGGRMSGLVKTSPIREVIARIEENGGVVLDPATAAIDQAAGVALAAELGHRRIAVTTAVAAEAAAIRERFPGAVIVAVHTTGISREDAALMARSADLLTACASRYVREEAAKTALLQAGTSIPVFAMTAAGKAVILGKVAETDQQVIVHGARLPVPGSQSPSPLR; this is translated from the coding sequence ATGAGCGACCGTGACGAGCATATCGTAGAGGCCGCCGGCAGATGCCTGGTCGTGATCCGGAACGGCCGGGTGGTCGAGGTCGGGACGCCGCAGATAGAGGACTGCCCGCTGGCACGGCGGTTCGCCTTCCCGGTCAAGGAGATGACGACGGAGGAGATACGGAAGAATATCGAGGAACGGATTCGATCGTTCGGGATGTGCACGCCGGAGCGCGAGGTCCTCGCCGGGCCGGACTTCGTTCTCTTCGGGGCGTCGGAACTCCTGAGCAGCGCCGTCCGCCGGGGAGACCTCGACGCCGCGGTGATCGCCTCCGACGGGGCGGGGACGCTTGTTGCGACGAACCCCGCCCTCATCCAGGGAATCGGCGGCCGGATGTCGGGGCTCGTGAAGACGAGCCCGATCCGCGAGGTGATCGCGCGGATCGAGGAGAACGGGGGCGTCGTCCTCGATCCGGCAACCGCCGCGATCGATCAGGCCGCCGGCGTCGCCCTGGCGGCAGAACTCGGCCACCGCCGGATAGCCGTGACCACCGCCGTTGCCGCCGAAGCAGCGGCTATCCGGGAGCGTTTCCCCGGTGCCGTGATCGTCGCCGTCCATACGACCGGGATCTCACGGGAGGACGCCGCGCTGATGGCCCGGTCGGCTGATCTCCTCACCGCCTGCGCCTCGCGTTACGTCCGGGAGGAGGCGGCGAAGACCGCGCTCCTGCAGGCGGGGACGTCGATCCCGGTCTTCGCGATGACGGCCGCAGGGAAGGCAGTCATCCTCGGGAAAGTCGCGGAGACCGATCAGCAGGTCATCGTCCACGGAGCGCGCCTCCCGGTGCCGGGATCGCAATCGCCCTCGCCGCTCCGCTGA
- a CDS encoding helix-turn-helix domain-containing protein, with the protein MRLRKPEDVWGLADPEQQRKTRQDAIDDGDLVEITRMGRDLGIMYPLAVSERAAQSMVPFPNIPQETVTENLWDTLHAFRDKACTMTEGEFEFQVSLYQNGLVPTLTFKAAVSPGDDGEPVITIMLPDENWETIGCDHHRTAGDAMLTVEDVASTLNFTPGRIREFIREERIPAVKCGGSWRIKRSELDRIMNEGF; encoded by the coding sequence GTGCGATTGCGGAAACCGGAAGACGTCTGGGGGCTGGCCGACCCGGAGCAGCAGAGGAAGACACGGCAGGACGCCATCGATGACGGCGATCTGGTAGAGATCACCCGGATGGGAAGGGATCTGGGGATCATGTATCCCCTTGCCGTCTCGGAACGGGCCGCACAGAGCATGGTTCCGTTCCCGAACATCCCGCAGGAGACCGTTACGGAGAACCTCTGGGACACCCTTCATGCGTTCAGGGACAAAGCCTGCACGATGACCGAGGGGGAGTTCGAGTTTCAGGTCAGCCTCTACCAGAACGGCCTTGTTCCCACACTGACCTTCAAGGCCGCGGTCTCCCCCGGGGACGACGGTGAACCGGTCATCACCATCATGCTGCCGGACGAGAACTGGGAGACGATCGGGTGCGACCACCACCGTACCGCAGGCGACGCAATGCTCACCGTCGAGGACGTAGCCTCGACCCTGAACTTCACCCCCGGCCGGATCCGTGAGTTCATACGGGAGGAGCGGATTCCGGCGGTCAAGTGCGGGGGATCCTGGCGGATCAAGCGCTCGGAACTCGACCGGATCATGAACGAAGGGTTCTGA
- the ade gene encoding adenine deaminase yields the protein MEPADAVFSGAEVFNPFACSWERVDFGVKDGRIIGFGEYRGTREYDLSGAYVVPGLIDAHVHIESSLLAPAEYARLVLAHGTTTVIADPHEIANVCGAPGIDYMLAQGARTPLDILVMLPSCVPATPFDAGGAVLTAADLARFRGREGVVGLAEVMNVPGVLFGDEDLRAKMDLFEVVDGHAPFLSGKDLNAYIYAGVQSDHECTALPEAREKLLRGMYVMIREGSTERNLHDLLPLVDACTAPRCCFATDDRHADMLAGEGHIDDCVRKAVSGGLEVEQALRMATLSAAGRFGLHDRGALAPGRLADFCVADDPDRFRVLRTFKRGVEVVDAGYLPPACPKSPMHARVPEPGDIRITGRGEARVIEIVPGQITTRDLRYPVDAAGIPDLDRDILKAVVIDRYRATGSGVGLVHGFHLQEGAIAGSVSHDSHNIVAVGAGDADIVRAVAEVVRLGGGLAVVSGDDITALPLECAGLMSALPYDEVVRRLAALEEHARRLGAIANPFMYLSFLALTVIPEVRVTERGVFDVGAFTDVPLFEE from the coding sequence ATCGAACCCGCGGATGCCGTTTTCTCCGGGGCTGAGGTCTTCAATCCCTTCGCGTGCTCCTGGGAGCGCGTGGACTTCGGCGTGAAGGACGGCCGCATCATCGGCTTCGGGGAGTACCGGGGGACGCGGGAGTACGACCTCTCGGGCGCTTACGTGGTGCCCGGGCTGATCGACGCTCACGTCCACATCGAGAGTTCGCTCCTCGCGCCGGCGGAGTACGCCCGGCTCGTTCTCGCGCACGGCACGACGACGGTGATCGCCGACCCCCACGAGATAGCAAACGTCTGCGGGGCGCCGGGGATCGACTACATGCTTGCCCAAGGAGCGCGGACGCCGCTCGATATCCTGGTCATGCTCCCGTCCTGTGTCCCGGCAACGCCGTTTGACGCGGGCGGCGCCGTGCTCACGGCCGCCGACCTTGCACGGTTTCGGGGCAGGGAGGGGGTCGTCGGGCTTGCCGAAGTGATGAACGTTCCCGGCGTCCTCTTCGGCGACGAGGACCTCCGGGCGAAGATGGATCTCTTCGAGGTCGTCGACGGTCACGCGCCGTTCCTCTCGGGAAAGGACCTGAACGCCTACATCTATGCCGGCGTCCAGAGCGACCACGAGTGTACAGCGCTTCCGGAGGCGCGGGAGAAACTCCTCCGGGGGATGTATGTTATGATCCGGGAGGGCTCGACGGAGCGAAATCTCCACGACCTCCTCCCGCTTGTCGACGCCTGCACGGCGCCGCGGTGCTGTTTTGCCACCGACGACCGGCACGCCGACATGCTCGCCGGGGAGGGGCATATCGATGACTGCGTGAGAAAAGCGGTCTCAGGCGGACTCGAGGTCGAGCAGGCGCTCCGGATGGCCACGCTCTCCGCCGCCGGACGGTTCGGGCTCCATGACCGGGGCGCCCTTGCTCCGGGAAGGCTTGCCGACTTCTGCGTTGCCGACGACCCCGACCGCTTCCGCGTTCTGCGGACGTTCAAGCGCGGTGTCGAGGTGGTCGACGCCGGCTACCTGCCCCCTGCCTGCCCGAAGTCTCCCATGCACGCCCGCGTGCCGGAACCCGGCGATATCCGGATAACTGGACGGGGGGAGGCGCGGGTGATCGAGATCGTGCCCGGCCAGATCACGACCCGGGACCTGCGCTACCCGGTCGACGCCGCCGGGATCCCGGACCTCGACCGCGACATCCTCAAAGCGGTCGTCATCGATCGCTACCGGGCGACCGGATCCGGTGTCGGGCTCGTGCACGGCTTTCACCTGCAGGAAGGAGCGATTGCCGGGTCGGTCTCCCACGACTCCCACAACATCGTCGCGGTCGGGGCCGGCGACGCCGACATCGTCCGTGCCGTCGCCGAGGTGGTCCGGCTCGGCGGGGGGCTCGCGGTCGTCTCCGGAGACGATATAACCGCGCTCCCGCTCGAGTGCGCCGGGCTGATGTCGGCCCTTCCCTACGACGAGGTCGTGCGGCGGCTTGCGGCCCTCGAGGAGCATGCCCGGCGGCTCGGCGCGATCGCGAATCCCTTCATGTACCTCTCGTTCCTCGCGCTGACGGTCATCCCCGAGGTCCGGGTCACGGAGCGCGGGGTCTTCGACGTCGGGGCGTTTACGGACGTGCCGCTGTTTGAGGAGTGA
- a CDS encoding M48 family metalloprotease yields the protein MRCPLTVSMRGCPALNCIRYRPSFYERNLSGASDDALRFVLLHEEGHVRKGSSLLSALPAFPVLLFLGYPSLQAGSLPGAKPAFIALLLLTAFFAYRTYYHRMCDEEFVADRYAADAMRCCYRVGDPGDLLQNLLSGLLAGASSSRRKGVIPGILRSEPDYRPSISERVQRLRGAIDPGDRKTTVRPTDGDLPR from the coding sequence GTGAGATGCCCCCTCACCGTCTCCATGCGGGGATGCCCGGCACTCAACTGCATCCGCTACCGGCCTTCATTCTACGAGAGAAACCTCTCGGGGGCAAGCGACGACGCGCTCCGGTTCGTGCTGCTCCACGAAGAGGGGCACGTAAGGAAGGGCTCTTCTCTTCTCTCAGCCCTTCCGGCCTTCCCGGTTCTCCTGTTCCTCGGGTACCCGTCCCTGCAGGCGGGAAGCCTCCCGGGTGCAAAGCCGGCCTTCATCGCCCTCCTCCTCCTGACCGCCTTCTTCGCCTACCGGACGTACTACCACCGTATGTGCGACGAGGAGTTCGTAGCCGACCGGTACGCCGCCGATGCAATGAGGTGCTGCTACCGGGTCGGGGATCCCGGAGATCTCCTCCAGAACCTTCTTTCCGGCCTGCTGGCAGGAGCGTCGTCCTCCCGTCGTAAAGGCGTGATCCCCGGAATTCTTCGTTCCGAGCCAGACTACCGGCCGTCGATCTCCGAGCGCGTGCAGAGGCTCCGGGGCGCAATCGATCCCGGAGACAGAAAAACCACAGTGCGCCCCACTGACGGCGATCTCCCTCGTTAA
- a CDS encoding PIN domain-containing protein, with amino-acid sequence MNDTVIREGELQVLINSLEEIRVTYPLYEGEIMVARPEGTGFSLELPASRETFQDWLAEYEPIAGELPSYADLQECMFASGIARYVNQTAFESMLASYGQLKKAVFFGLDTNLFYHGFASNNPRIDHASYLIVDTVRDEITYAINRKYPAKTIGEMTTQAPVCREYIAELENKRMKRSRKAAYLALKEYRTIRDRATEIAAPGPHTHLSEENDHNIVRALRRFEEERYALPVLLTADIYMADLCMAEGLEYFYFDRPYRQEATICTAQAFRRLLFNIAAVFGFVDCNGIAIFGEYGGKGNDLDELKVRFRDDEAYRAFMRELKICRNLTALGITR; translated from the coding sequence ATGAACGATACGGTCATCAGGGAGGGCGAACTGCAGGTTCTCATCAACAGCCTCGAAGAGATCCGCGTTACTTATCCGCTCTACGAGGGCGAGATCATGGTCGCACGTCCCGAAGGAACCGGGTTTTCGCTCGAACTGCCTGCGTCCCGCGAGACCTTCCAGGACTGGCTCGCCGAATACGAGCCGATCGCCGGCGAACTTCCCTCCTACGCCGATCTCCAGGAGTGCATGTTCGCAAGCGGGATCGCCCGGTACGTGAACCAGACCGCCTTTGAATCGATGCTCGCGTCTTACGGGCAGCTCAAGAAAGCCGTCTTCTTCGGCCTGGATACGAACCTTTTCTACCACGGGTTTGCATCGAACAACCCCCGGATAGATCACGCCTCCTACCTGATCGTCGATACCGTCCGGGACGAGATCACGTATGCCATCAACCGCAAGTACCCGGCAAAGACGATCGGGGAGATGACGACGCAGGCGCCCGTCTGCCGGGAATACATCGCGGAACTCGAGAACAAACGGATGAAACGGTCGAGGAAAGCGGCGTATCTCGCGCTGAAAGAGTACCGCACCATCCGCGACCGGGCGACGGAGATTGCAGCGCCGGGCCCGCATACGCACCTCTCAGAGGAGAACGACCATAACATCGTCCGGGCGCTCAGAAGGTTCGAAGAAGAGCGGTACGCTCTCCCGGTTCTCCTGACCGCCGACATCTACATGGCCGACCTCTGCATGGCCGAGGGGCTCGAGTACTTCTACTTCGACCGCCCATATAGACAGGAGGCAACAATCTGCACGGCGCAGGCGTTCCGGCGGCTGCTCTTCAACATCGCCGCCGTCTTCGGGTTCGTCGACTGCAACGGCATCGCGATCTTCGGGGAGTACGGCGGGAAGGGCAACGACCTCGACGAACTGAAGGTCCGTTTCCGGGACGACGAAGCGTACCGTGCATTCATGAGGGAACTCAAGATATGCAGAAACCTGACGGCACTCGGCATAACGCGGTAG
- a CDS encoding heparan-alpha-glucosaminide N-acetyltransferase, with product MPGERYWEIDLARGVAVVTMIVFHSAFDLNFFGVLPLNVSGGFLRTLAYLTASTFIFLVGLSFTISYARAARRLDGRGLALKYVRRGLTIFGYGLIITAVTRLLLPNVYIVFGILHFIGLAILLAPLFVRLDPEKLIITSIACLIAGYAASLVSGPWPLLWLGIRPESFSSLDYVPLLPWFGLVLVGMACGRLFYPDGKRNISIPVAEPAFARPLEFLGRHSLVIYFLHQPVVLLLIAVLAPGAVTWFW from the coding sequence ATGCCGGGAGAGCGTTACTGGGAGATCGACCTCGCCCGGGGCGTCGCCGTCGTGACGATGATCGTCTTCCACTCGGCCTTCGACCTCAACTTCTTCGGCGTCCTGCCGCTCAACGTCTCCGGCGGATTCCTCCGGACGCTCGCCTACCTGACCGCATCGACGTTCATCTTCCTCGTCGGGCTCTCCTTCACCATCAGTTACGCCAGAGCCGCACGACGGCTCGATGGACGCGGCCTCGCGCTCAAGTACGTCCGGCGCGGCCTCACTATCTTCGGCTACGGCCTCATCATCACCGCCGTCACCCGGCTCTTGCTGCCGAACGTCTACATCGTCTTCGGCATCCTGCACTTCATCGGGCTTGCGATCCTGCTCGCGCCGCTCTTCGTCCGGCTCGATCCGGAGAAACTCATCATCACGAGCATCGCCTGCCTCATCGCCGGCTACGCGGCAAGCCTCGTCTCCGGCCCGTGGCCGCTCCTCTGGCTTGGTATCCGCCCCGAATCATTTTCAAGCCTCGATTACGTCCCGCTCCTCCCCTGGTTCGGCCTCGTCCTGGTCGGGATGGCCTGCGGCCGTCTCTTCTACCCGGACGGAAAACGGAACATCTCAATCCCGGTTGCGGAACCGGCGTTTGCCCGGCCGCTCGAGTTCCTGGGCCGGCACTCGCTCGTCATCTACTTCCTGCACCAGCCGGTCGTCCTGCTCCTGATCGCGGTGCTGGCGCCGGGGGCGGTGACGTGGTTTTGGTGA